In Vibrio pomeroyi, the genomic window GTCCATATGGTCGTTCGCTACCAATTGGTGAGCCCACTAAAAGATCTATTGCACGAAATCTCCATCGGAGGGCTAAAACTTAGGTACTTCAAGCGCTCATCCGGGCAAAGTGAAATTGATGGCCTTAAGAACGCCTATATCGACTCCTTAACCGAGCTAAAATTCGAAGCTGAATTCGACCAACTCACTAAGCTTGCTAACCGACGTTCCTTCATTCGACACCTCGATGTTCGCTTAAAAAGCTCAGTAAGCCCGTATTGTTATCTCGTCTGCTGGGACATCATCGATTTCAGAAAAATCAATGATTTGTATGGTGCGAAAGTGGGTGATAACGTATTGGTCAGCCTAGCTAAAGCACTGAGAGAGACATTACAAAACCAGCAATCGTCTTTAGGGTTTAGTTGCAGTGACTATTCTTTGGCAAGGCTTGGTGGAAACCAATTCATTGCCATCCTAGAAATCGCCCCACACCAATCCATCAACGAAGAAATTGAGAACATTAATAACACCCTGACTGGCACAAACTTCCTTGATTACTATGGTTTCAGGCTCTCTATTGCAACGGGTGTACTACCTGTCGACACCCCAAAATTTGAAGAGATCTGGCACCGCTGCATTGATGAAATGCTGATAAATGCCAAGGCGCACAGTGATGGAGAGAGTCGAATCGTTTATGGCGAAGAATTACTGCATACCTTCGAAAGACACGATGCGCTTGAGAAAAGGCTACTGGAGTGTTGTGAGAGTGACAATTTTGAGCTGCGCTTTATGCCGATCTTCAACGCTAAGACGCTTCATATTGATGGTGCAGAATGTCTGATTCGCTGTCCTGCCCTGTTTGATATAAACGCAGGGCCTGAAGAGTTCATCCCAGTTGCAGAGAAAAGTAACTTAATCTCTCGAATCGATATGTGGGTAATTGCGACGGCCATCAAGTGCTATAAAGAGCTCTCTGAGATCCACAATTACGAAGGCACCTTATCGATTAATATCTCCGCGATGGAGCTTTATAATCGCAATTTCGCCGACAATATTCGAAAAGTGATCGAGCGATATCAAGTGCCTGCTGGCAACATCATCATTGAGATCACTGAAACCAGTTATGTGAAAAGCACCAAGCTGACGGTGCAGACCATTGAAAGCATCAGAAGCTTGGGTTTAAAGGTATCACTGGACGACTTCGGGACTGGCTATACTGCCTTTAATCAGCTGCTTCACTACCCTGTTGATGAGCTTAAAATAGATAAGAGCTTTATCGACAAAATTGTAGACGACAAGGCCGATCGTAGAATGGTCGACTCAATGGTTAACCTTGGGCACTCCTGTAACACCTTGGTGGTCGGCGAAGGCGTCGAATCTATTGAGCAGTACCAGTATTTGAGAGAAGCCAACTGTGACTTGATACAGGGCTACCTGTTCAGCGAACCGTTGACCTACATTCAATTCATCGAGTTCATCCGCGATCACAACCCACAAACGATTCTGGATCAGACAACATCACTAAGCGACGATGATTCTAACGAAAGAATTGTGGCTCTAAACCAGAAGAAATAGGCGATATTCTTGCCTTTCTTTTGAGCCACCAGCCTCGCTTATGACGCTTTCCCTAAAACTCGTCACCTATCTACAGCTCAACAGCACAAGCCCCGCTCGCCATGAGTCTCGATTTCCTCTAGTCTAAATTTCCACAAAACTCAGCAACGCTTAAAAACATCAAGCTTTAATATCCATCAATATAAATGTAGATGGTTCGAAGGCAAATTATATGGAGCTCGTTTGCCGAAAGAGATTACTTGAAGCGAGGCCATATAAAGCGAAGGAGCTTAACCATTTAAGTAGGATCGGGTTGTGAGCATTAAAAATCTGAGGTTAAACGGATTGGAATGAGAGAAGGTTCTAAAGAAAAGCTCGCGAGAGCGAGCCTTAGCCTTGTATCGTAGTAAGTAGCTCCATCATATCCTTTGAGCTTATATTCTTCTTGTGACGTACGACAGCGTCTATCATGAGCTCTAAATTGCCCGCCGAGATGTAATCACTCAACACTTCATTAAACTTCTCATGAATCTCATCACTCGCGTACAAATGCTCGGGGATGAAGAACAAGAATTGGCTACCGCTGCTTCGGAATGAAATCGTGCTATCTGGGATCTTAGACGTGAGCGATTTCGCCGCTGAACTCACCACTAAGTCTCCGTATTCAGGGCCATATTTCTGGTTAATTTCACTTAGATTTCTGATTCGTACAAAGTACAAATCAAAGTTGTTGTCTTTGGGGTAATTGTTTTTCACAAACTTCATTAAAGAAACACGGTTTCGAAAGCCAGTAATGAAGTCTGTCGTGTAAAGCTTTCTTTTGATTGAGAAATCGACGTAAAAAATCGCACCTGTCACAAGCAGTAGCAACACCAGAAATACACTGCTTATCCGATGCATCATCACCAACTTGTCGACCATTGTGGTATTTTCTTCAATAACCGGGCTTTGGAGTCGAAACTTTTCGTTAATAAAATCGACCAGTGTGTTGTAGCAGATATCAATTTTCTTCTGCAGTGATTCTTTAGGCAAGGCGCCTTGATTCACCAACTTAATTGAGGATTCTAACGACTTAAACTTGTCAAATTCAGCCGTAAAATAAGGTTTGAAGTTAGCTGAGCGAATGAAATTGGAAGACTCAGTGCTATTAATCAGAATATCAAATCGGCTCCACGTAATATCATAAGCTAACCACAGTTCGTCATAATTGATCTTATCTGAGCGACTGACCATTAAGAAATTGGCGTACTCCTTTACCAACTGAAAAACAAACCATGTCGCCTCATTTTGACGGCTAGAAAAACTCTTATTGATATCGTTAATTCGGGTAACACTATAAATATTTACGGTCAGAACAATCGCCGCCAAAGCTAGCACGACGACTTTAATCACAGCCAGTGACAACAGCTTTTTCATAGAGAACCTCTATAGGTGGATATCGCGTATCTGCCAGATCATCTTGGCATGAAAGTCTGTGTTATCAATGTCTGGGCGAGTCGACAATGGGTAGATCAACCAATAAGGTCCCTTGTCTCTCACCGACATAAACTCACCATTTAGCTTTATCGCAATAATAGGCTGATAGTCATAAAAATCTTCCTTTGGCACTGCAACTTTATAATCGTTTAACGCGACAAAGGTGACCTGAGCTGACACAGGTAAATCCATGCTTTCAAGTACCGCGAGTAACGTAACCCCGCTATACACGGATTCTCCATCGACCCAAGGTAAGGTGGTAGATATTTCTTGTTGAGGGAGCGACAACAATTGCTCTCGGCTGAACTCATGCTTTTGCCCTAAATGGTCGAATACCGTTAATTCTGACGCAGCAAAAATAGAAAATGAACAGAATGAAAATATCAAAAGAAGTGCAGTTCTCATTTTTAACTCCATTTAAAAAAGGTCATTAAATTGAGTCTAGTCGATATTATTCATTTGACTTAACTAGGGCGTGTTGATCTTTCGAGCTGACTTTTGCAGCGAGTTGCTGGGTATTTATACAAGGCAGAGGCGTCGATGTGTAGCTAGCCTACATGAGAAGCCGATAACGAAGTAGAAATGACCAGCAAATGCTGCCCAAAGGGTTCGGCTAAAAGCGTTTTACTCTTTGTTGAGGGAGATTTGCTTAGAATGACTAGGCTACATCCCCCTCGCCGCGATTAAACCGCTTTTATCTCGAACAAAATTTAACCGCGAAAGGTCAACACGCCCTAACCATGATCTAATTTGTTCAATCACCTCAGCCCCACAATACGCGCTCCAAAAATCCATCAATAGAAACGCGACAAATAAAAACACCGTGTTTTAAGTACAAGGAGTAATCCAATTCCTCTTGTGAATACGTAGTGACCAATAAAATTGACAATAAAAATGAGTCTGTAGGTAGCGAGAATGCCTGTCGCTGCATAACCTTTAATCGTACGTAAGCAGTTTTAAGCGCTTTTTAAACTGGTATTAGTCGTTTGAAGTCCACCAGCTTACATACGTTGCGCTCTAAAAAAGATTTACTCACTTCATAATCAAGGGAATCGATAATGAGTTTAAATAAGCGAAGATTTAACCCCATGACGGCACTTTCTACCTTAGTAATGACGCTGGTCATGTTTCCTGTTTCTGCTGACGTTAACAAAGAGCAATTCGAATTGGGTAAGCAGAAAGCCAAGGTGTGTATGACTTGTCATGGCGTTGATGGTATCTCAACACAAGATCCCTACCCGAACCTTCGCGGTCAAAAAGTGGGATACCTGATCTCGTCACTGAAAGATTATCAGACACGTGAAAGAACCAGTGGTTTGGCGATTCTCATGCAGCAACAGGCCGACACGCTTTCAGACCAAGATATCCGTGATATTTCCTATTTCTATTCAATGCTGGGCAATGATTCAAGCTCGCTCGGCGATTCAAACGAAGTCAGCGAATAAAATTCAGTCAGCGGTTCAAAACCTCTAGGCAAGGAGCCTTGTTATGGAACAAGTGACAACGCAATACAGCATTAAGGTCGTGAAGTACTTCATCGTCGCATCCTTAGTGTGGGCGATTGTAGGTATGATCATCGGCGTGATTCTCGCCGCGCAATTATATTGGCCAGTCTTAAACTTCGATTCCCAATATTTCCAATTTGGTCGACTGCGCCCGCTACATACCTCTGGTGTGATATACGGCTTCGTCGTAAATATTTTAATGGGTACTTCTTTGTATATAGCCCAGCGAACTGGCCACTGTGATTTGTTCAACAAAAGCCTTTCATGGATGGTGTTTTGGGGCTGGCAATTCATTCTGTTACTTGCGGTCATTTCCCTCCCCGCAGGCCACACCACCTCAAAAGAGTATGCAGAGCTTGAATGGCCAATCGACTTAATGATTGTGCTGGTTTGGGTGCTTTATGCGGTGTTGTTCTTTGGCACGCTTGCTAAGCGGAAGGTCAGCCATATCTTCGTGGCAAACTGGTTCTTTGCTGCTTTCATCATCGTCGTTGCCATGATTTTCATCGTCAACAACCTTGCGATACCAGTTTTAGCGATGAAGTCTTACTCTGTATTTGCGGGCGCTCAAGATGCGATCGTTCAGTGGTGGTGGGGACATAATGCCGTCGGCTTCCTACTGACTGCGGGTATCATTGGTATGAATTACTATTTCATACCTAAAGCGGCGGATAGACCTATCTATTCATACCGCTTGTCTGTGATCCATTTCTGGGGTTTGGTCGGCTTCTACACATGGGCCGGGACACACCATCTCGTTTACTCTTCCGTTCCGATCTGGATTCAGAATATCGGCATCGTAATGTCGCTGATCCTTTGGCTCCCTTCGTGGGCCGGTGCATTCAATAGCGCAATGACGCTGCTTCAAAACAAAGAAAAGCTGAAGTCCGACTACATTCTTTTATTCTTTTTCTCAGCGATTCTTTACTACTGCTTGGCGACATTCGAAGGTCCGCTGCTTGCCATCCGCTGGTTCAACATGGTCGCACATAACACCGAATGGATTATCGGTCACGTACATTCCGCAGCACTTGGCTGGGTTGGGATGTCAGGGATAGCGGTCTTTTACTACTTCATTCCACGCTTGTGGGGCCAAACCGCTCTTTGGTCGCCACGGCTAATTAAATGGCACTTCTGGCTCGCCCATGCCGGCGTCGCTCTCTATGCGATAGCACTTTGGGTCGCAGGCATCGGTGAAGGTTATATGTGGCTCGCTCAAAATGAAAACGGCGAACTGATTTACAGTTTTGTAGAGGCAATGGACTTCAAAGCACCTTGGTTGTTCTTACGATTCTTTGGTGGCGCGCTGTTCGTCCTCGGATTGTTCTTAATGGCGTTCAACTTGTACAAAACGGTTCGTATGCCCGCCGTACACGACGCTAAACACACCGTTAATGAGGGGGCTTAAATGATGAGTAAAGACTTTACACATTCAATCGTCATTTTGATTTTGACTACCGTTGTTGTCGCCTCCTTCTCTTTATTGGTTTGGGTAGTGCCAAGTATCGTCCGTGGAGATGATATAGCCAAAGGCAGCTTAGCGATGCCGCTCACACCTATTGAGTTAGCAGGGCGAGACATATACATCAGTGAAGGCTGCCATGTTTGTCACACTCAAATGGTTCGTCCTCTCGAACCAGAAGTGAAACGTAATGGTCGCCCGAATAAAGAAGCGGATGATATCTATGAGTTTCCTAACTTGTGGGGTTCAAAACGTACGGGTCCTGACCTAACAAACCTAGGCCGAAAATATTCTGACCAATGGCATGTCATTCACCTCGTGAACCCGCGCAGAGTTGTACCTACCTCTATAATGCCCTCTTACCCGTGGTTATTTGAGCAAACGCTAACTGGGGATGATATCAGCGCCAAAATGGAAGCCTTACGTACGTTAGGCGTGCCTTATACCGACAAAGAGATTGGCGATGCGAGATTGCAAATAAGAGGTAAAACCAAAGGTGAAGCGCTAATTCGTTACCTGCAAAGCCTTGGTAAAGATACGTCACAGGAGGTATCACAATGAGCACTTTTTGGAATTTATGGGCGGTACTATTAACCTTAATATTCTTTGTTCTGATGGTATCGGTTGTCGTTAAATATTGGCGAAGCAATCACAAGGCCGATCATGACCACACCATCGGCACCTTTGATGGCATTGAAGAGAAAGACGCACCACCACCTAAACTGCTCTTTGTCAGTTATGCGGTCGCGTTCTTACTCTCTGCAGGTTACTTGGTGCTCTACCCCGGACTTGGTGAATGGGAAGGCTTGGTCGATTGGGAACAGAGCGATGATAAGCTCAGTTCACCATCCACCACTCTCAATGAGCAATTTGCACAAACCAGTGAAACCACGTTAGAGGGATTAGCTGCCATTCCTGAGATCGTTAACAGCGGTCAAATCCTGTTTCAAACTCACTGTGCAGCGTGTCACCGAGACAATGCACAAGGCCAGAAACACTTCCCTAACCTTATCGACCAAGACTGGTTATACGGCGGCAGTGATGAGGCTGTGATCCATTCCATTGTCAAAGGGCGAAATGGTGCGATGCCAGGATGGAGCGAAATCATGCGTCCTGATGAAGTGGCAAAGGTTTCTTACTATTTAGCGTCTCTTAACCAGCGTCATACCGATGTGCCTGAGGTTAAAGTCGAACTCGGTAAAACCTTATTCGTCAAATATTGCTCGTCTTGTCATGCCGATGGTACGGTCGCCAACCCGGCGATTGGGGTACCCGACCTTTCCGATGATACTTGGCTACACGGCGGCAGTATTGAAGAGATTCAACACACCATAAATTATGGTTTGAACAATCTTATGCCCGCATTTGATAGTCAACTGACCGAAAACGAGATACTCGCACTCGGCGCCTACATTCGACATGCAGGTGAAGTTGAACAACAAAAACTGGCCAGCCTGAAAGCAGAATCTGTTGAACGCGGGGAATACTTAGCGCATGCCGGTGACTGCGTGGCTTGTCACAGTGCAGAAGGTGGTGAACCCTTTGCTGGCGGCTTACCGTTCGTGACCCCTTTCGGCACCGTGTATTCAACCAATATTACGCCTCATACTACCGAAGGTATCGGGACCTATGACTTTGATGATTTCAGAGCTGCGCTAGTCGATGGTAAAGGTAAGAACGGTTACTTGTACCCTGCAATGCCCTACACCTCTTATCAATATCTGACTGACCAAGACATGGTCGACTTGTGGGAATACATGCAGTCGATTACCGCTGTCCCTCGACGCAATGACGACAACAGCATGATGTTCCCATCGAATATTCGCCTAGGGCTGCTTGGCTGGAATATTGTGTTCATGGACACCGACCCAGTCGATTATCAAGTGCCAGAGGAACTCACAGACAAGGTCGATAATGTTGAGAAATGGCAACAAGGTAAATACTGGGTTGCGGGTCTTGGTCACTGTTCTGAGTGCCACACACCAAGAAATATTGCCCAAGCCCTGATACCAGAACGTATTTTCCAAGGTAACTTGATTGATGGTTGGAATGCGCCTGATATCACAGCCAATGAGCTTTATATCGATGGTTGGGATGAAGCAACACTCACCGACTTCTTACACACAGGTCATTCTGACAAAGGCACCGCTTTTGCAGGGATGGCAGATGTAGTGAAAAACAGCCTGAGTTTGATGACTCGTGAAGATATCGAGTCAATGTCCTACTACTTGCTGAGCGGTGACATCAACAATACCATTAGCAGCGATGCCGTGCCGTTGCAGCCTAAAGGATTTGATGAAGAGTCTTATGCAGCTGAAATCTACACCACTTATCGTCAGACGTGTGGAGCATGTCATGGAGACGACGGTAAAGGACGCGATCCTATCGCCCCTACTCTGTTGAATAACGGCATCATCATGCACAGTGATCCATTCAACACCATTGCAGTAACGGTGCGCGGTCTACAACCGACCTATCTCGACAAGGATAGAAACTTCATGCCAATGGCAAGCTTTGAAGATGTGCTATCGGATCAGAGGTTGGCTGAGTTGATCACCTTCGTACGATTGCACCTTGGAGACAGGCAAGAGCCGGTAACCGCAGAGCATGTTCGAGAAGTAAGAGAGACGCTTGAAGCCGCTGGTTATGCAGGTGGCTTACATACCACGCCAGACATGTATGACCGTAGAGATAACACCATCAACATCAGATAACAGACACTTCATTTAGACAGTGAATTGCAATAAACCAAAGGAGGTCAATGTGCCTCCTTTCTTTTTCGACCGTCATTTTCACCCTTGCTCATACAACACAATTATAACTAACTGATTACACAATTAAGCAGGTCTGCACATAATGCGATCAATCTCGCAGAACAAAGATGACACCAAGTGCATAATGTGCAAAATTTTTTAAAGATGTACGAAGGACAGATATGGATACAACTACACTCATCTACGATACGTTGGAAGGCCTGTCGAGCGCAAAGCCACAGCAACACGCTCAAATCCGCCAAAATCTATATAACCAATTAGATTTATCATTTGAGAAGCAGTTGGCTTTGTATTCATCAGTTCTTGGTCCAGCGAGTGCTGGTAGATTGACCGATTTGGATAGTGCAGTCATGTCTGCACGCAAGATTGTTGGTTTAGAAAACAGCTAATTTAGCTTCAACCTATCTCCATTTTAACGCTGCCATTGTGCAGCGTTTTTTTGTGCAAGCTATTAACGATAAGTACGACTATTAACGATAAATGCAGCTGTTTTCGATAAGCATGACTCTTTACGATAAGTGCAAGTCGCTGCAATTTTCAAGTTGCTCGCATTCTCATTTGGTTAATCTTATGTTCCATT contains:
- a CDS encoding c-type cytochrome encodes the protein MSTFWNLWAVLLTLIFFVLMVSVVVKYWRSNHKADHDHTIGTFDGIEEKDAPPPKLLFVSYAVAFLLSAGYLVLYPGLGEWEGLVDWEQSDDKLSSPSTTLNEQFAQTSETTLEGLAAIPEIVNSGQILFQTHCAACHRDNAQGQKHFPNLIDQDWLYGGSDEAVIHSIVKGRNGAMPGWSEIMRPDEVAKVSYYLASLNQRHTDVPEVKVELGKTLFVKYCSSCHADGTVANPAIGVPDLSDDTWLHGGSIEEIQHTINYGLNNLMPAFDSQLTENEILALGAYIRHAGEVEQQKLASLKAESVERGEYLAHAGDCVACHSAEGGEPFAGGLPFVTPFGTVYSTNITPHTTEGIGTYDFDDFRAALVDGKGKNGYLYPAMPYTSYQYLTDQDMVDLWEYMQSITAVPRRNDDNSMMFPSNIRLGLLGWNIVFMDTDPVDYQVPEELTDKVDNVEKWQQGKYWVAGLGHCSECHTPRNIAQALIPERIFQGNLIDGWNAPDITANELYIDGWDEATLTDFLHTGHSDKGTAFAGMADVVKNSLSLMTREDIESMSYYLLSGDINNTISSDAVPLQPKGFDEESYAAEIYTTYRQTCGACHGDDGKGRDPIAPTLLNNGIIMHSDPFNTIAVTVRGLQPTYLDKDRNFMPMASFEDVLSDQRLAELITFVRLHLGDRQEPVTAEHVREVRETLEAAGYAGGLHTTPDMYDRRDNTINIR
- a CDS encoding putative bifunctional diguanylate cyclase/phosphodiesterase yields the protein MPVLKKLYFVLMPTLLFAFTIVGVITYNFASNHVKHMYLDEVQSDVNTALVAAEYEQLGLSLLVKDIGSSLQFLRYIQNPSDYTTLSLLEKRVLQVLNQNLVNQFGQRNIYIVDPQFNLTLSTLRADPFEGLKIPDNIYERVFDIYTALIKRDELSHQGFSYVSISGELRYAYVAAIDPYLLPQDKRANDSQNRYMLIADGPLKQLSSLLIKYNDDDNMQLLIEPTEEEDSIENTQFVIKSFEQGKESIKVQMTSRHLLAQVNIREQKFNQEKSIIAQQTFFGCLTTLFIIMLIVHMVVRYQLVSPLKDLLHEISIGGLKLRYFKRSSGQSEIDGLKNAYIDSLTELKFEAEFDQLTKLANRRSFIRHLDVRLKSSVSPYCYLVCWDIIDFRKINDLYGAKVGDNVLVSLAKALRETLQNQQSSLGFSCSDYSLARLGGNQFIAILEIAPHQSINEEIENINNTLTGTNFLDYYGFRLSIATGVLPVDTPKFEEIWHRCIDEMLINAKAHSDGESRIVYGEELLHTFERHDALEKRLLECCESDNFELRFMPIFNAKTLHIDGAECLIRCPALFDINAGPEEFIPVAEKSNLISRIDMWVIATAIKCYKELSEIHNYEGTLSINISAMELYNRNFADNIRKVIERYQVPAGNIIIEITETSYVKSTKLTVQTIESIRSLGLKVSLDDFGTGYTAFNQLLHYPVDELKIDKSFIDKIVDDKADRRMVDSMVNLGHSCNTLVVGEGVESIEQYQYLREANCDLIQGYLFSEPLTYIQFIEFIRDHNPQTILDQTTSLSDDDSNERIVALNQKK
- a CDS encoding cbb3-type cytochrome c oxidase subunit II, which encodes MMSKDFTHSIVILILTTVVVASFSLLVWVVPSIVRGDDIAKGSLAMPLTPIELAGRDIYISEGCHVCHTQMVRPLEPEVKRNGRPNKEADDIYEFPNLWGSKRTGPDLTNLGRKYSDQWHVIHLVNPRRVVPTSIMPSYPWLFEQTLTGDDISAKMEALRTLGVPYTDKEIGDARLQIRGKTKGEALIRYLQSLGKDTSQEVSQ
- a CDS encoding GGDEF domain-containing protein — its product is MKKLLSLAVIKVVVLALAAIVLTVNIYSVTRINDINKSFSSRQNEATWFVFQLVKEYANFLMVSRSDKINYDELWLAYDITWSRFDILINSTESSNFIRSANFKPYFTAEFDKFKSLESSIKLVNQGALPKESLQKKIDICYNTLVDFINEKFRLQSPVIEENTTMVDKLVMMHRISSVFLVLLLLVTGAIFYVDFSIKRKLYTTDFITGFRNRVSLMKFVKNNYPKDNNFDLYFVRIRNLSEINQKYGPEYGDLVVSSAAKSLTSKIPDSTISFRSSGSQFLFFIPEHLYASDEIHEKFNEVLSDYISAGNLELMIDAVVRHKKNISSKDMMELLTTIQG
- a CDS encoding PAS factor family protein → MDTTTLIYDTLEGLSSAKPQQHAQIRQNLYNQLDLSFEKQLALYSSVLGPASAGRLTDLDSAVMSARKIVGLENS
- a CDS encoding c-type cytochrome translates to MSLNKRRFNPMTALSTLVMTLVMFPVSADVNKEQFELGKQKAKVCMTCHGVDGISTQDPYPNLRGQKVGYLISSLKDYQTRERTSGLAILMQQQADTLSDQDIRDISYFYSMLGNDSSSLGDSNEVSE
- the ccoN gene encoding cytochrome-c oxidase, cbb3-type subunit I, which produces MEQVTTQYSIKVVKYFIVASLVWAIVGMIIGVILAAQLYWPVLNFDSQYFQFGRLRPLHTSGVIYGFVVNILMGTSLYIAQRTGHCDLFNKSLSWMVFWGWQFILLLAVISLPAGHTTSKEYAELEWPIDLMIVLVWVLYAVLFFGTLAKRKVSHIFVANWFFAAFIIVVAMIFIVNNLAIPVLAMKSYSVFAGAQDAIVQWWWGHNAVGFLLTAGIIGMNYYFIPKAADRPIYSYRLSVIHFWGLVGFYTWAGTHHLVYSSVPIWIQNIGIVMSLILWLPSWAGAFNSAMTLLQNKEKLKSDYILLFFFSAILYYCLATFEGPLLAIRWFNMVAHNTEWIIGHVHSAALGWVGMSGIAVFYYFIPRLWGQTALWSPRLIKWHFWLAHAGVALYAIALWVAGIGEGYMWLAQNENGELIYSFVEAMDFKAPWLFLRFFGGALFVLGLFLMAFNLYKTVRMPAVHDAKHTVNEGA